Proteins encoded within one genomic window of Haematobia irritans isolate KBUSLIRL chromosome 5, ASM5000362v1, whole genome shotgun sequence:
- the LOC142237974 gene encoding putative peptidoglycan muropeptide transporter SLC46, with product MDSVEEDCEALIPKNKQRYIDDNHPSIEHQSDHSSVSFMAGLTKWQRARYCLVEPAVLILVFAYNLSATVWKNQIIYQTCTTIFEHNVTDCRKLSTKHASDYIKAIENEVQSYTVIFFMTNSLIQSIVPAFCGSFIGAWSDRFGRKPLLIASFSGYFLFYSLTCLISYLSGKYDINPWLYLLPTIPLSLLGDGVTYSVATFCYISDVSTAKERPYRMTLYEAVIYIGLMMGSFSSGYIYNAYESSTMIFFISSLSILWATLFVVFLIPESLNIQRTAVAPTANTNNPNTDQGNPVTVASTSRNHENQDQQQEQLDETAENTRNCFQRLFDINHLKTMYETCFKPREYEARSVILLIVSCLLTCAFIVEGSMTVFYLFVREKFQWTVKDFTTYETVSIFVPIVGNIVGVWLLRKVFKLQLLNVAIYALISQTSSSLMKGFAAINLQLYLAIALGIFKSIVNPMLRTVLTNLLPANELGKIFSFISALQAFIPFVATPLYTIIYRSTLETFPGFFNIVNACLFIVAIGLILVILRKKQKYSDYYATILN from the exons atggatagcgtagaagaaGATTGTGAGGCATTGATACCGAAGAATAAACAAAGATATATAGATGATAATCATCCATCGATAGAACATCAAAGTGATCATTCCTCCGTATCATTTATGGCCGGATTAACCAAATGGCAGAGGGCTCGTTATTGTTTAGTTGAACCTGcagttttaattttagtttttgccTATAATTTATCGG CTACTGTATGGAAGAATCAAATCATTTATCAGACATGTACAACAATTTTTGAACATAATGTGACAGATTGTCGGAAATTATCAACAAAACATGCAAGCGATTATATTAAG GCTATAGAAAATGAAGTTCAATCGTATACAGTGATCTTCTTTATGACCAACTCATTAATACAAAGTATCGTACCTGCATTTTGTGGTTCATTTATTGGTGCTTGGTCGGATCGTTTTGGTCGGAAGCCCTTGCTGATAGCCTCTTTCTCAG gttattttcttttctattctCTTACCTGCCTTATAAGCTACTTATCTGGAAAATATGATATTAATCCATGGTTATATTTACTGCCTACTATACCATTATCATTACTGGGAGATGGTGTAACATATTCTGTAGCTACGTTTTGTTACATATCCGATGTATCCACTGCTAAGGAAAGACCTTATAg AATGACTTTATATGAAGCTGTCATCTATATAGGTCTCATGATGGGCTCATTCTCTTCGGGTTACATCTACAATGCGTATGAATCTTCCACAAtgatatttttcatatcatCTTTGAGCATATTGTGGGCCACGTTATTTGTGGTATTTTTAATACCCGAAAGTTTAAATATACAACGAACTGCCGTTGCTCCAACTGCCAATACCAATAACCCCAATACAGATCAAGGAAATCCAGTGACAGTTGCATCAACATCACGAAATCATGAAAATCAAGATCAACAGCAGGAACAATTGGATGAAACAGCCGAGAATacaagaaattgttttcaacgtTTATTCGATATAAATCACCTGAAAACGATGTATGAAACGTGTTTCAAGCCCAGGGAATATGAGGCACGTTCTGTTATACTACTGATTGTGAGTTGTTTATTGACTTGTGCCTTTATTGTGG AGGGATCGATGaccgtattttatttatttgtccgcGAGAAATTTCAATGGACCGTTAAAGATTTTACCACCTATGAGACTGTTAGTATATTTGTGCCCATTGTGGGTAATATTGTAGGTGTATGGCTGTTGAGGAAG gtGTTCAAGTTGCAGTTGTTAAACGTGGCCATTTATGCTTTAATTTCACAAACCAGCAGCAGTTTAATGAAGGGCTTTGCTGCAATAAATTTACAATTATATTTGGCCATTGCCTTGGGTATCTTCAAATCCATTGTAAATCCTATGCTAAGGACTGTATTGACAAATTTGCTTCCAGCTAATGAACTAG GGAAGATATTTTCATTCATCAGTGCTTTGCAAGCCTTTATACCATTTGTGGCAACACCTTTGTACACCATTATTTACCGATCAACTCTAGAAACATTTCCGGGATTCTTCAACATTGTCAATGCATGTCTTTTCATCGTGGCAATAGGTTTGATATT agtGATTTTACGCAAAAAACAGAAGTACTCTGATTATTATGCAACAATATTAAATTAA
- the Pfk gene encoding ATP-dependent 6-phosphofructokinase isoform X1 translates to MSSTKINQRFIERGAHKGKGLAVFTSGGDSQGMNAAVRACVRMAIYLGCKAYFIREGYQGMVDGGDNIVEANWASVSSIIHRGGTVIGSARCMDFKQRAGRLKAANNLIQKGISNLVVIGGDGSLTGANLFRQEWTSLIDELLKNGQITEEQRKKHDVLHIVGMVGSIDNDFCGTDMTIGTDSALHRIIEAIDAIVSTAYSHQRTFIMEVMGRHCGYLPVVTGIVSEADYVFCPESPPPSDWPDKLCDKLIQERNAGQRLNIIIVAEGAIDRDGKPISAEDIKKVVVDKLQQDTRITVLGHVQRGGNPSAFDRVLGCRMGAEATLALMEATPDTVPVVVSLDGNQTVRVPLMECVERTQAVAKAMADKNWELAVKLRGRSFERNLETYKMLTRLKPPKHEGQGFRLAVMHIGAPACGMNAAVRSFVRNCIYRGDTVFGIHDGIEGLIAGNIKEMGWSDVTGWVGQGGAFLGTKRTLPECKFNEIASRLKEFKIQGLLIIGGFEAYHACGQIADQRGNFPEFCIPLAVIPSTISNNVPGTEFSLGCDTGLNEITEICDRIRQSAQGTKRRVFVIETMGGYCGYLATLAGLAGGADAAYIFEEKFSIKDLQQDVYHMASKMAEGVQRGLILRNEKASENYNTDFIYRLYSEEGKGLFSCRMNILGHMQQGGSPTPFDRNMGTKMAAKCVDWFSEQFKTSQQPDGSIKCTNKESAVLLGIVRRQYRFTPLADLIAETNFEQRIPKSQWWLKLRPLLRILAKHDSAYEEEGLYITVEEECSTDAVA, encoded by the exons gCTTATTTCATTCGTGAAGGTTACCAAGGTATGGTAGATGGCGGTGACAATATCGTTGAAGCCAACTGGGCTTCGGTATCATCGATTATTCATCGTGGTGGTACAGTTATTGGCTCTGCCAGATGCATGGATTTCAAACAACGTGCTGGACGCTTGAAGGCTGCCAATAATCTCATCCAAAAAGGCATTTCAAATTTGGTTGTCATTGGTGGTGATGGTTCACTCACTGGTGCAAATTTATTCCGTCAAGAATGGACTTCCTTGATAGATGAACTTCTTAAGAATGGTCAAATAACAGAGGAACAGAGAAAGAAACATGATGTCTTGCATATTGTGGGCATG gTTGGCTCCATTGATAATGATTTCTGTGGTACTGACATGACCATTGGTACCGATTCTGCCCTACATCGTATTATTGAAGCTATTGATGCTATTGTTAGTACTGCCTATTCCCATCAGCGTACATTTATTATGGAAGTTATGGGTAGACATTGCGG TTATTTACCCGTAGTTACTGGTATTGTATCAGAGGCTGATTATGTCTTTTGCCCAGAATCACCACCACCAAGTGATTGGCCAGATAAACTTTGTGACAAATTGATACAG GAGCGTAATGCTGGTCAACGCTTAAACATTATTATTGTTGCTGAAGGTGCCATTGATCGTGATGGCAAACCTATTTCGGCTGAAGATATCAAAAAGGTGGTTGTAGATAAATTACAACAGGATACCCGTATCACTGTTCTTGGTCATGTACAACGTGGTGGTAATCCCAGTGCTTTTGATCGTGTCTTGGGCTGCCGTATGGGAGCCGAGGCTACCCTTGCATTAATGGAAGCAACACCCGATACTGTACCGGTTGTAGTATCTTTGGATGGTAATCAAACTGTACGTGTACCCTTAATGGAGTGCGTAGAACGTACACAGGCTGTAGCCAAGG ccaTGGCTGATAAAAACTGGGAATTGGCTGTGAAGCTACGTGGTCGTTCCTTTGAACGTAATTTGGAAACCTACAAAATGTTGACTCGTTTGAAGCCACCAAAGCATGAGGGTCAA gGTTTCCGTTTGGCTGTGATGCACATTGGTGCTCCTGCCTGTGGTATGAATGCTGCCGTTCGTAGTTTTGTGCGTAATTGCATTTATCGTGGCGATACTGTTTTCGGTATACACGATGGTATTGAAGGTTTAATTGCTGGTAATATTAAGGAAATGGGTTGGTCCGATGTCACCGGTTGGGTAGGCCAAGGTGGAGCCTTTTTGGGTACCAAACGTACTTTGCCCGAATGCAAATTCAATGAAATTGCTTCTCGTCTTAAGGAGTTCAAAATTCAAGGTCTTTTGATTATTGGTGGCTTTGAGGCTTATCATGCTTGCGGACAAATCGCTGATCAACGGGGTAACTTCCCTGAATTCTGTATTCCTTTGGCTGTAATTCCATCTACTATTTCCAACAATGTCCCCGGTACTGAATTCTCATTGGGTTGCGATACTGGTCTCAATGAGATTACTGAAATTTGCGATCGCATTCGTCAATCGGCTCAGGGTACCAAACGCCGTGTCTTTGTCATTGAGACCATGGGAGGCTATTGTGGTTATTTGGCCACTTTGGCTGGTTTGGCAGGTGGTGCCGATGCCGCTTATATCTTTGAAGAGAAATTCTCCATTAAAGACTTGCAACAAGATGTCTATCATATGGCTTCCAAAATGGCTGAAGGTGTGCAACGTGGTTTGATTTTACGTAATGAAAAAGCTTCCGAGAACTACAATACTGATTTCATTTATCGTCTGTACTCTGAGGAAGGCAAAGGTCTTTTCTCTTGCCGTATGAATATTTTGG GTCACATGCAACAAGGTGGATCTCCAACACCATTTGATCGTAATATGGGCACTAAGATGGCTGCCAAATGTGTAGATTGGTTCTCCGAACAATTCAAAACTAGCCAACAGCCAGATGGTTCTATAAAATGCACTAACAAAGAATCTGCTGTACTTTTGGGAATTGTCAGACGCCAATATAGATTTACCCCTCTGGCTGATTTGATTGCTGAAACTAACTTTGA aCAACGTATACCCAAGAGTCAATGGTGGCTTAAGTTACGTCCTTTGCTTAGAATATTGGCCAAACACGATTCAGCCTATGAAGAAGAAGGTTTGTACATTACCGTAGAAGAAGAATGCTCCACCGATGCTGTGGCTTAG
- the Pfk gene encoding ATP-dependent 6-phosphofructokinase isoform X3 — protein sequence MSSTKINQRFIERGAHKGKGLAVFTSGGDSQGMNAAVRACVRMAIYLGCKAYFIREGYQGMVDGGDNIVEANWASVSSIIHRGGTVIGSARCMDFKQRAGRLKAANNLIQKGISNLVVIGGDGSLTGANLFRQEWTSLIDELLKNGQITEEQRKKHDVLHIVGMVGSIDNDFCGTDMTIGTDSALHRIIEAIDAIVSTAYSHQRTFIMEVMGRHCGYLALQAGMASESDYIFLPEQPASSNWKEQLCKKIVKERNAGQRLNIIIVAEGAIDRDGKPISAEDIKKVVVDKLQQDTRITVLGHVQRGGNPSAFDRVLGCRMGAEATLALMEATPDTVPVVVSLDGNQTVRVPLMECVERTQAVAKAMADKNWELAVKLRGRSFERNLETYKMLTRLKPPKHEGQGFRLAVMHIGAPACGMNAAVRSFVRNCIYRGDTVFGIHDGIEGLIAGNIKEMGWSDVTGWVGQGGAFLGTKRTLPECKFNEIASRLKEFKIQGLLIIGGFEAYHACGQIADQRGNFPEFCIPLAVIPSTISNNVPGTEFSLGCDTGLNEITEICDRIRQSAQGTKRRVFVIETMGGYCGYLATLAGLAGGADAAYIFEEKFSIKDLQQDVYHMASKMAEGVQRGLILRNEKASENYNTDFIYRLYSEEGKGLFSCRMNILGHMQQGGSPTPFDRNMGTKMAAKCVDWFSEQFKTSQQPDGSIKCTNKESAVLLGIVRRQYRFTPLADLIAETNFEQRIPKSQWWLKLRPLLRILAKHDSAYEEEGLYITVEEECSTDAVA from the exons gCTTATTTCATTCGTGAAGGTTACCAAGGTATGGTAGATGGCGGTGACAATATCGTTGAAGCCAACTGGGCTTCGGTATCATCGATTATTCATCGTGGTGGTACAGTTATTGGCTCTGCCAGATGCATGGATTTCAAACAACGTGCTGGACGCTTGAAGGCTGCCAATAATCTCATCCAAAAAGGCATTTCAAATTTGGTTGTCATTGGTGGTGATGGTTCACTCACTGGTGCAAATTTATTCCGTCAAGAATGGACTTCCTTGATAGATGAACTTCTTAAGAATGGTCAAATAACAGAGGAACAGAGAAAGAAACATGATGTCTTGCATATTGTGGGCATG gTTGGCTCCATTGATAATGATTTCTGTGGTACTGACATGACCATTGGTACCGATTCTGCCCTACATCGTATTATTGAAGCTATTGATGCTATTGTTAGTACTGCCTATTCCCATCAGCGTACATTTATTATGGAAGTTATGGGTAGACATTGCGG ttatctAGCCCTTCAAGCTGGCATGGCCTCGGAATCGGATTACATATTTTTACCAGAGCAGCCCGCTTCAAGTAATTGGAAAGAAcaattgtgtaaaaaaataGTTAAG GAGCGTAATGCTGGTCAACGCTTAAACATTATTATTGTTGCTGAAGGTGCCATTGATCGTGATGGCAAACCTATTTCGGCTGAAGATATCAAAAAGGTGGTTGTAGATAAATTACAACAGGATACCCGTATCACTGTTCTTGGTCATGTACAACGTGGTGGTAATCCCAGTGCTTTTGATCGTGTCTTGGGCTGCCGTATGGGAGCCGAGGCTACCCTTGCATTAATGGAAGCAACACCCGATACTGTACCGGTTGTAGTATCTTTGGATGGTAATCAAACTGTACGTGTACCCTTAATGGAGTGCGTAGAACGTACACAGGCTGTAGCCAAGG ccaTGGCTGATAAAAACTGGGAATTGGCTGTGAAGCTACGTGGTCGTTCCTTTGAACGTAATTTGGAAACCTACAAAATGTTGACTCGTTTGAAGCCACCAAAGCATGAGGGTCAA gGTTTCCGTTTGGCTGTGATGCACATTGGTGCTCCTGCCTGTGGTATGAATGCTGCCGTTCGTAGTTTTGTGCGTAATTGCATTTATCGTGGCGATACTGTTTTCGGTATACACGATGGTATTGAAGGTTTAATTGCTGGTAATATTAAGGAAATGGGTTGGTCCGATGTCACCGGTTGGGTAGGCCAAGGTGGAGCCTTTTTGGGTACCAAACGTACTTTGCCCGAATGCAAATTCAATGAAATTGCTTCTCGTCTTAAGGAGTTCAAAATTCAAGGTCTTTTGATTATTGGTGGCTTTGAGGCTTATCATGCTTGCGGACAAATCGCTGATCAACGGGGTAACTTCCCTGAATTCTGTATTCCTTTGGCTGTAATTCCATCTACTATTTCCAACAATGTCCCCGGTACTGAATTCTCATTGGGTTGCGATACTGGTCTCAATGAGATTACTGAAATTTGCGATCGCATTCGTCAATCGGCTCAGGGTACCAAACGCCGTGTCTTTGTCATTGAGACCATGGGAGGCTATTGTGGTTATTTGGCCACTTTGGCTGGTTTGGCAGGTGGTGCCGATGCCGCTTATATCTTTGAAGAGAAATTCTCCATTAAAGACTTGCAACAAGATGTCTATCATATGGCTTCCAAAATGGCTGAAGGTGTGCAACGTGGTTTGATTTTACGTAATGAAAAAGCTTCCGAGAACTACAATACTGATTTCATTTATCGTCTGTACTCTGAGGAAGGCAAAGGTCTTTTCTCTTGCCGTATGAATATTTTGG GTCACATGCAACAAGGTGGATCTCCAACACCATTTGATCGTAATATGGGCACTAAGATGGCTGCCAAATGTGTAGATTGGTTCTCCGAACAATTCAAAACTAGCCAACAGCCAGATGGTTCTATAAAATGCACTAACAAAGAATCTGCTGTACTTTTGGGAATTGTCAGACGCCAATATAGATTTACCCCTCTGGCTGATTTGATTGCTGAAACTAACTTTGA aCAACGTATACCCAAGAGTCAATGGTGGCTTAAGTTACGTCCTTTGCTTAGAATATTGGCCAAACACGATTCAGCCTATGAAGAAGAAGGTTTGTACATTACCGTAGAAGAAGAATGCTCCACCGATGCTGTGGCTTAG
- the Pfk gene encoding ATP-dependent 6-phosphofructokinase isoform X2, translated as MSSTKINQRFIERGAHKGKGLAVFTSGGDSQGMNAAVRACVRMAIYLGCKAYFIREGYQGMVDGGDNIVEANWASVSSIIHRGGTVIGSARCMDFKQRAGRLKAANNLIQKGISNLVVIGGDGSLTGANLFRQEWTSLIDELLKNGQITEEQRKKHDVLHIVGMVGSIDNDFCGTDMTIGTDSALHRIIEAIDAIVSTAYSHQRTFIMEVMGRHCGYLALVAGLSCEADFIFIPEAPPKSDWPESLCNQLIQERNAGQRLNIIIVAEGAIDRDGKPISAEDIKKVVVDKLQQDTRITVLGHVQRGGNPSAFDRVLGCRMGAEATLALMEATPDTVPVVVSLDGNQTVRVPLMECVERTQAVAKAMADKNWELAVKLRGRSFERNLETYKMLTRLKPPKHEGQGFRLAVMHIGAPACGMNAAVRSFVRNCIYRGDTVFGIHDGIEGLIAGNIKEMGWSDVTGWVGQGGAFLGTKRTLPECKFNEIASRLKEFKIQGLLIIGGFEAYHACGQIADQRGNFPEFCIPLAVIPSTISNNVPGTEFSLGCDTGLNEITEICDRIRQSAQGTKRRVFVIETMGGYCGYLATLAGLAGGADAAYIFEEKFSIKDLQQDVYHMASKMAEGVQRGLILRNEKASENYNTDFIYRLYSEEGKGLFSCRMNILGHMQQGGSPTPFDRNMGTKMAAKCVDWFSEQFKTSQQPDGSIKCTNKESAVLLGIVRRQYRFTPLADLIAETNFEQRIPKSQWWLKLRPLLRILAKHDSAYEEEGLYITVEEECSTDAVA; from the exons gCTTATTTCATTCGTGAAGGTTACCAAGGTATGGTAGATGGCGGTGACAATATCGTTGAAGCCAACTGGGCTTCGGTATCATCGATTATTCATCGTGGTGGTACAGTTATTGGCTCTGCCAGATGCATGGATTTCAAACAACGTGCTGGACGCTTGAAGGCTGCCAATAATCTCATCCAAAAAGGCATTTCAAATTTGGTTGTCATTGGTGGTGATGGTTCACTCACTGGTGCAAATTTATTCCGTCAAGAATGGACTTCCTTGATAGATGAACTTCTTAAGAATGGTCAAATAACAGAGGAACAGAGAAAGAAACATGATGTCTTGCATATTGTGGGCATG gTTGGCTCCATTGATAATGATTTCTGTGGTACTGACATGACCATTGGTACCGATTCTGCCCTACATCGTATTATTGAAGCTATTGATGCTATTGTTAGTACTGCCTATTCCCATCAGCGTACATTTATTATGGAAGTTATGGGTAGACATTGCGG TTATTTGGCTCTTGTAGCTGGTTTATCATGTGAAgctgattttattttcattcctGAAGCTCCACCAAAATCTGATTGGCCCGAAAGCCTTTGCAATCAATTGATTCAG GAGCGTAATGCTGGTCAACGCTTAAACATTATTATTGTTGCTGAAGGTGCCATTGATCGTGATGGCAAACCTATTTCGGCTGAAGATATCAAAAAGGTGGTTGTAGATAAATTACAACAGGATACCCGTATCACTGTTCTTGGTCATGTACAACGTGGTGGTAATCCCAGTGCTTTTGATCGTGTCTTGGGCTGCCGTATGGGAGCCGAGGCTACCCTTGCATTAATGGAAGCAACACCCGATACTGTACCGGTTGTAGTATCTTTGGATGGTAATCAAACTGTACGTGTACCCTTAATGGAGTGCGTAGAACGTACACAGGCTGTAGCCAAGG ccaTGGCTGATAAAAACTGGGAATTGGCTGTGAAGCTACGTGGTCGTTCCTTTGAACGTAATTTGGAAACCTACAAAATGTTGACTCGTTTGAAGCCACCAAAGCATGAGGGTCAA gGTTTCCGTTTGGCTGTGATGCACATTGGTGCTCCTGCCTGTGGTATGAATGCTGCCGTTCGTAGTTTTGTGCGTAATTGCATTTATCGTGGCGATACTGTTTTCGGTATACACGATGGTATTGAAGGTTTAATTGCTGGTAATATTAAGGAAATGGGTTGGTCCGATGTCACCGGTTGGGTAGGCCAAGGTGGAGCCTTTTTGGGTACCAAACGTACTTTGCCCGAATGCAAATTCAATGAAATTGCTTCTCGTCTTAAGGAGTTCAAAATTCAAGGTCTTTTGATTATTGGTGGCTTTGAGGCTTATCATGCTTGCGGACAAATCGCTGATCAACGGGGTAACTTCCCTGAATTCTGTATTCCTTTGGCTGTAATTCCATCTACTATTTCCAACAATGTCCCCGGTACTGAATTCTCATTGGGTTGCGATACTGGTCTCAATGAGATTACTGAAATTTGCGATCGCATTCGTCAATCGGCTCAGGGTACCAAACGCCGTGTCTTTGTCATTGAGACCATGGGAGGCTATTGTGGTTATTTGGCCACTTTGGCTGGTTTGGCAGGTGGTGCCGATGCCGCTTATATCTTTGAAGAGAAATTCTCCATTAAAGACTTGCAACAAGATGTCTATCATATGGCTTCCAAAATGGCTGAAGGTGTGCAACGTGGTTTGATTTTACGTAATGAAAAAGCTTCCGAGAACTACAATACTGATTTCATTTATCGTCTGTACTCTGAGGAAGGCAAAGGTCTTTTCTCTTGCCGTATGAATATTTTGG GTCACATGCAACAAGGTGGATCTCCAACACCATTTGATCGTAATATGGGCACTAAGATGGCTGCCAAATGTGTAGATTGGTTCTCCGAACAATTCAAAACTAGCCAACAGCCAGATGGTTCTATAAAATGCACTAACAAAGAATCTGCTGTACTTTTGGGAATTGTCAGACGCCAATATAGATTTACCCCTCTGGCTGATTTGATTGCTGAAACTAACTTTGA aCAACGTATACCCAAGAGTCAATGGTGGCTTAAGTTACGTCCTTTGCTTAGAATATTGGCCAAACACGATTCAGCCTATGAAGAAGAAGGTTTGTACATTACCGTAGAAGAAGAATGCTCCACCGATGCTGTGGCTTAG
- the Pfk gene encoding ATP-dependent 6-phosphofructokinase isoform X4 — protein sequence MSSTKINQRFIERGAHKGKGLAVFTSGGDSQGMNAAVRACVRMAIYLGCKAYFIREGYQGMVDGGDNIVEANWASVSSIIHRGGTVIGSARCMDFKQRAGRLKAANNLIQKGISNLVVIGGDGSLTGANLFRQEWTSLIDELLKNGQITEEQRKKHDVLHIVGMVGSIDNDFCGTDMTIGTDSALHRIIEAIDAIVSTAYSHQRTFIMEVMGRHCGYLPVVTGIVSEADYVFCPESPPPSDWPDKLCDKLIQERNAGQRLNIIIVAEGAIDRDGKPISAEDIKKVVVDKLQQDTRITVLGHVQRGGNPSAFDRVLGCRMGAEATLALMEATPDTVPVVVSLDGNQTVRVPLMECVERTQAVAKAMADKNWELAVKLRGRSFERNLETYKMLTRLKPPKHEGQGFRLAVMHIGAPACGMNAAVRSFVRNCIYRGDTVFGIHDGIEGLIAGNIKEMGWSDVTGWVGQGGAFLGTKRTLPECKFNEIASRLKEFKIQGLLIIGGFEAYHACGQIADQRGNFPEFCIPLAVIPSTISNNVPGTEFSLGCDTGLNEITEICDRIRQSAQGTKRRVFVIETMGGYCGYLATLAGLAGGADAAYIFEEKFSIKDLQQDVYHMASKMAEGVQRGLILRNEKASENYNTDFIYRLYSEEGKGLFSCRMNILGHMQQGGSPTPFDRNMGTKMAAKCVDWFSEQFKTSQQPDGSIKCTNKESAVLLGIVRRQYRFTPLADLIAETNFE from the exons gCTTATTTCATTCGTGAAGGTTACCAAGGTATGGTAGATGGCGGTGACAATATCGTTGAAGCCAACTGGGCTTCGGTATCATCGATTATTCATCGTGGTGGTACAGTTATTGGCTCTGCCAGATGCATGGATTTCAAACAACGTGCTGGACGCTTGAAGGCTGCCAATAATCTCATCCAAAAAGGCATTTCAAATTTGGTTGTCATTGGTGGTGATGGTTCACTCACTGGTGCAAATTTATTCCGTCAAGAATGGACTTCCTTGATAGATGAACTTCTTAAGAATGGTCAAATAACAGAGGAACAGAGAAAGAAACATGATGTCTTGCATATTGTGGGCATG gTTGGCTCCATTGATAATGATTTCTGTGGTACTGACATGACCATTGGTACCGATTCTGCCCTACATCGTATTATTGAAGCTATTGATGCTATTGTTAGTACTGCCTATTCCCATCAGCGTACATTTATTATGGAAGTTATGGGTAGACATTGCGG TTATTTACCCGTAGTTACTGGTATTGTATCAGAGGCTGATTATGTCTTTTGCCCAGAATCACCACCACCAAGTGATTGGCCAGATAAACTTTGTGACAAATTGATACAG GAGCGTAATGCTGGTCAACGCTTAAACATTATTATTGTTGCTGAAGGTGCCATTGATCGTGATGGCAAACCTATTTCGGCTGAAGATATCAAAAAGGTGGTTGTAGATAAATTACAACAGGATACCCGTATCACTGTTCTTGGTCATGTACAACGTGGTGGTAATCCCAGTGCTTTTGATCGTGTCTTGGGCTGCCGTATGGGAGCCGAGGCTACCCTTGCATTAATGGAAGCAACACCCGATACTGTACCGGTTGTAGTATCTTTGGATGGTAATCAAACTGTACGTGTACCCTTAATGGAGTGCGTAGAACGTACACAGGCTGTAGCCAAGG ccaTGGCTGATAAAAACTGGGAATTGGCTGTGAAGCTACGTGGTCGTTCCTTTGAACGTAATTTGGAAACCTACAAAATGTTGACTCGTTTGAAGCCACCAAAGCATGAGGGTCAA gGTTTCCGTTTGGCTGTGATGCACATTGGTGCTCCTGCCTGTGGTATGAATGCTGCCGTTCGTAGTTTTGTGCGTAATTGCATTTATCGTGGCGATACTGTTTTCGGTATACACGATGGTATTGAAGGTTTAATTGCTGGTAATATTAAGGAAATGGGTTGGTCCGATGTCACCGGTTGGGTAGGCCAAGGTGGAGCCTTTTTGGGTACCAAACGTACTTTGCCCGAATGCAAATTCAATGAAATTGCTTCTCGTCTTAAGGAGTTCAAAATTCAAGGTCTTTTGATTATTGGTGGCTTTGAGGCTTATCATGCTTGCGGACAAATCGCTGATCAACGGGGTAACTTCCCTGAATTCTGTATTCCTTTGGCTGTAATTCCATCTACTATTTCCAACAATGTCCCCGGTACTGAATTCTCATTGGGTTGCGATACTGGTCTCAATGAGATTACTGAAATTTGCGATCGCATTCGTCAATCGGCTCAGGGTACCAAACGCCGTGTCTTTGTCATTGAGACCATGGGAGGCTATTGTGGTTATTTGGCCACTTTGGCTGGTTTGGCAGGTGGTGCCGATGCCGCTTATATCTTTGAAGAGAAATTCTCCATTAAAGACTTGCAACAAGATGTCTATCATATGGCTTCCAAAATGGCTGAAGGTGTGCAACGTGGTTTGATTTTACGTAATGAAAAAGCTTCCGAGAACTACAATACTGATTTCATTTATCGTCTGTACTCTGAGGAAGGCAAAGGTCTTTTCTCTTGCCGTATGAATATTTTGG GTCACATGCAACAAGGTGGATCTCCAACACCATTTGATCGTAATATGGGCACTAAGATGGCTGCCAAATGTGTAGATTGGTTCTCCGAACAATTCAAAACTAGCCAACAGCCAGATGGTTCTATAAAATGCACTAACAAAGAATCTGCTGTACTTTTGGGAATTGTCAGACGCCAATATAGATTTACCCCTCTGGCTGATTTGATTGCTGAAACTAACTTTGAGTAA